A stretch of DNA from Prochlorococcus marinus str. SB:
GATGAAGTTGCAAATCGCGCAAAAAAAATAGCCAGATTTAAAGATGGAAGAATAGTTGAATTAAAAGTTAATTAAATTCAAAACCTTCTAATTACCTTCAGTTGAGTTTCATTTTCAATTCTTAAATTCCCATTTGAATCAATATCTCTAATTTTCCATGAATGAGGACAATAACCACTAGGTAAAAAACTTTTAGTAAGAAACTTATTTGCAGATTTAATTACATATTCTTTTTTCTTATTACATTCAATTGCATCATTAAAAGCTTTAAGAACTTTGGCTGTCCAATAATGATGATTAATATTTTTAGTTTGAAGTACTTTTGATAATGAAATACCTTCTGATGGAGTGTAATTTAAAACATTCATGCCAATTCCTACTCTTACATAGATAATTTCTTTGCCTCTTGTTATCACCCTTGGTAAAAATCCAATCAACTTTTTTGAACCAAAAAAAATATCATTTGGCCATTTCAAAGAAACATTTATATTCTCTTGTCTGAGCATTTCACATAACTTAATACCTAAAGACAAATTAAATATTTGACATGCAAATTCTTTTGAAAATATTGGGTAAGCTGCACTTAACCAAATCCCGCCTTTTGGAGAAACCCAAGTTTTTGAGTTTTGGCCAACACCTGAGAACTGTTCTCTTGCGATTATCGCTAATGGCTGATTTTTCTTTATTTCAGAATATTCAAGCAAGTTTGATAGCTCATTTTCGGTACTTTTACATTTTATTTTGTGATGAAGTGTCCAGGTTGGATATTGACCCTGAATTTTTTTTAAATAAAAAACTGTCTTAGCTGTAGGTCCAATAACTTTCACAAATTCTTTATTAAAACAACGAGCATCTTTTAGAAGATTAGATTAACTTTAGTCTTAATAAGTAAATTTTACAAATTGGACAAAAAGTATTTGCCAAGAGTTAATAGAAGAAATCCACACCCATTAAAAATTTGTCTTGATAATTTCAAAAAATCCTGCGGAGACTTAGATAAACTCTCTAAAATCAACGAAAACTGGAAGAACTTAATCGGATTAGAACTATTTCAAGAATGTAAACCATTAATTATTGAAAAAAAAATACTTACTATTGCAGTAAATCATCCACAATGGCGCCAAGCTTTAATTTATAACAAGCACAAATTAAGAGAAAGAATCGAGAAAATTGGAGTAACTTTGAATGAAATAAAAATAATACAAAATTATGAAATTAAAAATAAAAATATCAAAGCTACTAACGCAAAGATAGTTTGGGCAAAGCATCCAAGCAGAATCAATCAAAATAATATGTGCATTTGTACTCTTTGTAATTCCCCTACTCCTGAGGGCGAAATCAAAAGATGGGGAAAGTGTTCTTTTTGTTGGAGAAAAATAAAAAACTAAATTCTTTATTTAACTAAAATTAGTATTCCCATTTGCCCCCCCCAAATAGTCCTATATTCAGCTTTTTTAAATCCAACTGCCTTAGCAATATTTATAAGCTCATTTTTCTTTGGAAAATTACTAATACTTTTTTCAATATATGCGTACTCTGGACCTAAATTAAAAAGCCGCGAAATGGTTACTACAATTAATCTCAAATAAATTTTCTGAAAAATATTGGATAAAGAATTTCTTGTTGAGTGATTAAAATCCAAAAATCCTGCCCTTCCCTTATCCTTCAAAAGATCAAAAACTTTTTTTATTCCTTCTTC
This window harbors:
- a CDS encoding biotin--[acetyl-CoA-carboxylase] ligase — translated: MKVIGPTAKTVFYLKKIQGQYPTWTLHHKIKCKSTENELSNLLEYSEIKKNQPLAIIAREQFSGVGQNSKTWVSPKGGIWLSAAYPIFSKEFACQIFNLSLGIKLCEMLRQENINVSLKWPNDIFFGSKKLIGFLPRVITRGKEIIYVRVGIGMNVLNYTPSEGISLSKVLQTKNINHHYWTAKVLKAFNDAIECNKKKEYVIKSANKFLTKSFLPSGYCPHSWKIRDIDSNGNLRIENETQLKVIRRF
- a CDS encoding DUF721 domain-containing protein, which gives rise to MDKKYLPRVNRRNPHPLKICLDNFKKSCGDLDKLSKINENWKNLIGLELFQECKPLIIEKKILTIAVNHPQWRQALIYNKHKLRERIEKIGVTLNEIKIIQNYEIKNKNIKATNAKIVWAKHPSRINQNNMCICTLCNSPTPEGEIKRWGKCSFCWRKIKN